The stretch of DNA TTCTCCAACGAAGTCGGATCGCGGTTCTGCTCGGCATGTGGGCAAGCCGTTGCCGCCGAGGCAGCGCGGTGAGCGCTGTGGGGGTTGCGATGGCTCCTGAATCCGAGTCGCCCCCGTCCGCGATCACTACGCCGGTGTTGGAGGCTCGCGGAATCGTACGCGAGTACGGCGCGGTTATAGCTGTGGCCGGCATCGACCTCTCCCTGGAGCGGGGGGACTTCCTGACGGTCTTCGGACCGAATGGCGCCGGGAAGTCGACGCTGCTCGGACTGCTCGCAGGGGCGCTGCGTCCCACGCGCGGCGATGTCTTTCTCAACGGCACTCGGCTCGACTTCGGCGCGGTCGATTGGCGGCGTAACATCGGCGTATTGTCCCACCAGGGCTTTCTATACGCTCAGCTCACCGTGGAGGAGAACCTGCGGTTTTACGGCCGACTCTATGGTCTCGGAGACCTTGATCGAAGGATTCCGGAACGGCTGGCGCACGTGAGCCTAAAGGACCGCTCCAGCTCTCTCGTGGGCCAGCTCTCCCATGGCATGCGTCAGAGACTGGCTCTCGCGAGGGCACTGCTCCACGATCCGGAGGTCGTGCTCCTGGACGAACCATATACTGGTCTGGATCCCTCTGCGGCCGCGGTTCTTCGGGGCGTGCTGACCGAGCTCAAGGACGGTCGTCGCACGGTCGTCATGGTAACACACAACCTCGGAGAGGGTCTCGCGCTGGCCAGCCACGTGGCGATCCAGGTGCGTGGACGCTTCGCCTGGCAGGGGAGCCGCCAAGAGCTGGACACCACAGATTTCGAACGGCTGTACCACCGGGTCGTCGAGGGGCGCGCATGAGCGCTTACCTTGGGCAGATTGGCGCGATCGTCTGGAAGGACTTGCTGCTCGAGTTGAGAACGCGCGAGCGACTGGTCGCCATGGGTGCCTTCGCCGTGCTCGCGGCGGTGTTGTTCAACTATTCGATCGACAGGACAGTCGTGCGGCCGCAGGATATTGGTGCCGGGCTCATATGGATGACGATCGTATTAGGAGGCCTGCTCGGCGTAGGACGCACGTTCCACCTGGAGGCGGAGGACGGCGCGCTTCAGGGCGTGCTGATGAGCCCGGTTCCCAAGGACGCGGTCTTCCTGGGGAAGACGCTCTCCAACTTCGTCCTCCTCTACATCGTCTCGCTTTTCGTCGTCGCGGTCTTCATGCTCTTCTTCGGGATGGAGTTGGGGAACAGTCCCGCGATGTTGGGGCTGGTGCTGGCGCTAGGCACGCTGGGTTTCGTCGCACTCGGCACGCTGTTCGCCGCGGTGTCGTCTGGGACTCGGATGGGTGAGACTCTCCTCCCCATCCTGATCTTCCCGCTGCTCGTCCCGATGATCGTCTTCGGCGCTGGGGCGACGGGGAGGCTGCTCTCCGGTCGGCCCATCTCCGAGGTCGCCGGCAACATTCGGATGCTCGCAGCGTTCGCGCTGGTGGCGGTGGTAGCCGGCGCGGTGCTCTTCCGCTTCGTCGTGGAGGACTGATGTCGGGGAAGGGAATACGTTTGACCGGGACGGCTCTCGCGGTGCTAGGCCTTCTCGGCATATTAGTGGTGTACTGGCTGTCTTTCTTCTGGGTTTCGACCGATGTCAGCCAGTGCCCTTCCAGGGCCCCGTGCCTCTTGGGAATAGCCCAGAGGATCTTCTACGTGCACGTGCCTGC from Gemmatimonadota bacterium encodes:
- a CDS encoding heme exporter protein CcmB, whose translation is MSAYLGQIGAIVWKDLLLELRTRERLVAMGAFAVLAAVLFNYSIDRTVVRPQDIGAGLIWMTIVLGGLLGVGRTFHLEAEDGALQGVLMSPVPKDAVFLGKTLSNFVLLYIVSLFVVAVFMLFFGMELGNSPAMLGLVLALGTLGFVALGTLFAAVSSGTRMGETLLPILIFPLLVPMIVFGAGATGRLLSGRPISEVAGNIRMLAAFALVAVVAGAVLFRFVVED
- the ccmA gene encoding heme ABC exporter ATP-binding protein CcmA, with protein sequence MSAVGVAMAPESESPPSAITTPVLEARGIVREYGAVIAVAGIDLSLERGDFLTVFGPNGAGKSTLLGLLAGALRPTRGDVFLNGTRLDFGAVDWRRNIGVLSHQGFLYAQLTVEENLRFYGRLYGLGDLDRRIPERLAHVSLKDRSSSLVGQLSHGMRQRLALARALLHDPEVVLLDEPYTGLDPSAAAVLRGVLTELKDGRRTVVMVTHNLGEGLALASHVAIQVRGRFAWQGSRQELDTTDFERLYHRVVEGRA